Proteins from one Nakamurella multipartita DSM 44233 genomic window:
- a CDS encoding transglutaminase family protein: MGIKVALEHRTSYRFDRLVTIHPHVVRLRPAPHSRTTIESYSLTVEPANHFVNWQQDPFGNFMARLVFPERARELTITVGLVADLAVVNPFDFFIEDYAEHYGFTYPAELAADLEPYLRPVDEGGPGSGPGPLVRGWLKDFTVADQTRIVDFLVQINAAVQRSVGYSVRMEPGVQTPDHTLSTAIGSCRDSAWLLVSLLRELGLAARFVSGYLVQLTSDVPSLDGPSGPAADFTDLHAWAEVYIPGAGWIGMDPTSGLFAGEGHIPLSATPHPSTAAAISGSTGIAQTTLEYSNVVRRVHEDPRVTLPYISEQWVAVQKVGQEVDRRLTEADVRLTMGGEPTFVSIDDLTAPEWTIAADGPQKRERAGVLAQRLRGIYAANGIVHRGQGKWYPGEPLPRWQIVLHWRADGQPLWSDPSLFADPWAEPSDSLASGAAPDAGDQRRDAGVAEAGAFAESIAAYFGLPQSQVRPAFEDPLAKLAALVRLPAGEPVSQDLTDDSPDARAELLTTLDESVETPTAFVLPLHRLAAPAEDRGDPDDAAAEPATVGWASADWRLRRGRIVLVPGDSPAGLRLPLDAISWQEPEPPVDPDPLEAKPELPATQLHRPRAIVVEATGAPTTALVIEARGGLIHVFLPPIQELDPWVELIGAIDHAASSLGLPLVLEGYPPPNDPRLKTLSVTPDPGVIEVNVQPVAGWDEQVALTTTLYEQARLSRLGTETFAVDGSHRGTGGGNHITVGGATPAESPLLRRPDLLVSLLTHWQRHPALSYLFSGQFIGPTSQAPRADEGRPESLYEMEIAFSEIERAIARAGGRPDGSAAPWVVDRALRHLLTDLTGNTHRAEFCIDKLYSPDSARGRLGLLELRGFEMPPHAQMALVQALLVRSLVSRFWDEPLRAPLIRHGDNLHGRYLLPHYVISDIAEVAADLRAHGIDFQTSWLDPFFEFRFPRLGTVTVGGMGLELRWAIEPWHVLGEEATAGGTARYVDSSVERLQVSLTGASGPGQVWVTCNGYPVPLQPTHVPGLLVAGVRYRAWQPPSSLHPTIPSDSPLVFDVVDAVSGVSLGGATYHVSHPGGRSYETPPVNAMEAESRRTRRFDAAGHSPGEIDINQLRERAGLLAVDHNAPGMLDLRRARAICR, from the coding sequence GTGGGCATCAAGGTGGCGCTCGAGCACCGCACGTCCTACCGCTTCGACCGTTTGGTGACGATCCACCCGCACGTGGTCCGGCTGCGGCCGGCGCCGCATTCGCGGACCACGATCGAGTCGTACTCGCTGACCGTCGAGCCGGCCAACCACTTCGTGAACTGGCAGCAGGATCCGTTCGGCAACTTCATGGCCCGGCTGGTGTTCCCGGAGCGGGCCCGCGAGCTGACCATCACCGTCGGCCTGGTCGCCGACCTGGCCGTGGTCAACCCGTTCGACTTCTTCATCGAGGACTACGCCGAGCACTACGGCTTCACCTACCCGGCCGAGCTGGCCGCCGACCTGGAGCCGTACCTGCGGCCGGTCGACGAGGGCGGCCCGGGCAGCGGGCCGGGGCCACTGGTTCGCGGCTGGCTCAAGGACTTCACGGTCGCCGACCAGACCCGGATCGTGGACTTCCTGGTCCAGATCAACGCCGCGGTGCAGCGCTCGGTGGGTTACTCGGTGCGGATGGAGCCGGGCGTGCAGACCCCGGACCACACCCTGTCCACGGCGATCGGGTCCTGCCGGGACTCGGCCTGGTTGCTGGTCTCGCTGCTGCGCGAGCTGGGCCTGGCCGCGCGTTTCGTCTCCGGCTACCTGGTGCAGCTGACCTCCGACGTGCCGTCGCTGGACGGCCCGTCCGGCCCGGCCGCCGACTTCACCGACCTGCACGCCTGGGCCGAGGTCTACATCCCGGGCGCCGGCTGGATCGGCATGGACCCCACCTCGGGGCTGTTCGCCGGCGAGGGCCACATCCCGCTGTCGGCCACGCCGCACCCCTCCACGGCCGCGGCGATCAGCGGGTCGACCGGGATCGCGCAGACCACGCTGGAGTACTCCAACGTCGTCCGGCGGGTGCACGAGGACCCGCGGGTCACCCTGCCCTACATCTCCGAACAGTGGGTGGCCGTGCAGAAGGTCGGCCAGGAGGTCGACCGCCGGCTGACCGAGGCGGACGTGCGGCTGACCATGGGCGGCGAACCCACCTTCGTCTCCATCGACGACCTGACCGCGCCGGAATGGACGATCGCCGCGGACGGCCCGCAGAAGCGGGAACGGGCCGGCGTGCTGGCCCAGCGGCTGCGTGGCATCTACGCGGCGAACGGCATCGTGCATCGTGGGCAGGGCAAGTGGTACCCGGGCGAGCCGCTGCCGCGTTGGCAGATCGTGCTGCACTGGCGGGCCGACGGCCAGCCGCTGTGGTCCGATCCGAGCCTGTTCGCCGATCCGTGGGCCGAGCCGTCGGACAGCTTGGCGTCGGGGGCGGCGCCGGACGCCGGCGACCAGCGGCGGGACGCGGGCGTCGCGGAGGCCGGCGCCTTCGCCGAGTCCATCGCCGCCTACTTCGGACTGCCCCAGTCCCAGGTGCGACCGGCCTTCGAGGACCCGCTGGCCAAGCTGGCCGCGCTGGTCCGGCTGCCGGCCGGGGAGCCGGTCAGCCAGGACCTGACCGACGACTCACCGGACGCCCGGGCCGAATTGCTGACCACGCTCGATGAATCGGTGGAGACGCCGACCGCGTTCGTGCTGCCGCTGCATCGACTGGCCGCCCCGGCCGAGGACCGGGGCGATCCCGACGACGCGGCGGCCGAGCCGGCCACCGTCGGCTGGGCCAGCGCCGACTGGCGGCTGCGCCGCGGCCGGATCGTGCTGGTGCCCGGCGATTCTCCGGCCGGGCTGCGGCTGCCGCTGGACGCCATCTCCTGGCAGGAGCCGGAACCGCCGGTCGACCCGGATCCGCTGGAGGCCAAGCCGGAGCTGCCGGCCACCCAGCTGCACCGGCCGCGGGCGATCGTGGTCGAGGCGACCGGCGCGCCGACCACCGCCCTGGTGATCGAGGCCCGCGGCGGCCTGATCCACGTGTTCCTGCCGCCGATCCAGGAGCTCGACCCGTGGGTCGAACTGATCGGCGCCATCGACCACGCCGCGTCCAGCCTGGGCCTGCCGCTGGTGCTGGAGGGTTACCCGCCGCCCAACGACCCGCGCCTGAAAACCCTGTCGGTGACGCCGGATCCGGGCGTCATCGAGGTCAACGTCCAGCCGGTGGCCGGCTGGGACGAGCAGGTCGCGCTGACCACCACGCTGTACGAGCAGGCCCGGCTGAGCCGGCTGGGCACCGAGACGTTCGCGGTCGACGGCAGCCATCGGGGGACCGGCGGCGGCAACCACATCACCGTCGGTGGCGCGACCCCGGCCGAGTCGCCGTTGCTGCGCCGACCGGACCTGCTGGTCTCGCTGCTGACCCACTGGCAGCGGCACCCGGCCCTGTCCTACCTGTTCTCCGGTCAGTTCATCGGCCCGACCTCGCAGGCCCCGCGGGCCGACGAGGGCCGGCCCGAGTCGCTGTACGAGATGGAGATCGCGTTCTCGGAGATCGAGCGGGCGATCGCCCGGGCGGGTGGCCGGCCCGACGGGTCGGCCGCGCCGTGGGTGGTGGACCGGGCGCTGCGGCACCTGCTGACCGACCTGACCGGCAACACCCACCGCGCCGAGTTCTGCATCGACAAGCTCTACAGCCCGGACTCGGCCCGCGGCCGGCTCGGGCTGCTGGAACTGCGCGGCTTCGAGATGCCGCCGCACGCCCAGATGGCGCTGGTGCAGGCCCTGCTGGTGCGATCGCTGGTGTCCCGGTTCTGGGACGAGCCGCTGCGGGCCCCGCTGATCCGGCACGGGGACAACCTGCACGGCCGATACCTGTTGCCGCACTATGTGATCTCCGACATCGCCGAGGTGGCCGCGGATCTGCGGGCGCACGGCATCGACTTCCAGACCAGTTGGCTGGACCCGTTCTTCGAGTTCCGGTTCCCCCGGCTGGGCACGGTGACGGTCGGCGGCATGGGCCTGGAGCTGCGTTGGGCGATCGAGCCCTGGCACGTGCTGGGGGAGGAGGCCACCGCCGGCGGCACCGCCCGCTACGTCGACTCCTCGGTGGAGCGGCTGCAGGTCAGCCTGACCGGGGCCTCCGGTCCCGGGCAGGTGTGGGTGACCTGCAACGGCTATCCGGTCCCGCTGCAGCCGACCCACGTGCCGGGCCTGCTGGTCGCCGGCGTCCGCTACCGGGCCTGGCAGCCGCCGAGCTCGCTGCACCCGACCATCCCGTCGGATTCGCCGCTGGTCTTCGACGTGGTCGACGCGGTCAGCGGAGTCTCGTTGGGCGGGGCCACCTATCACGTCTCGCATCCGGGCGGTCGCAGCTACGAGACCCCGCCGGTGAACGCGATGGAAGCCGA
- the aspS gene encoding aspartate--tRNA ligase — protein sequence MLRDRNAGSLRPTDDGTTVTLAGWVARRRDHGGVIFIDLRDASGVAQVVFHSGEVLAAAHQLRSEYCVRVTGTVAIRPAGNENPDLPTGAIEVEALTLEVLSESAPLPFQIDDTISVGEETRLKYRYLDLRRAAPAHALRLRAKVSRAARDVLDDAGFVEIETPTLTRSTPEGARDFLVPARLRPGSWYALPQSPQLFKQLLMVAGMERYYQIARCYRDEDFRADRQPEFTQLDIEMSFVEQDDVIAIGEQVIASLWRLIGHEISTPIPRISFREAMDKYGSDKPDLRFDLQLTELTDYFASTPFRVFQAPYVGAVVQKGGASTPRRGFDAWQEWAKQRGARGLAYVTIAADGTLGGPVAKNISEDERAGLAAAVGAEPGDAVFFGAGTRRSTQELLGAARLEIGRRGGLIDEDAWSFVWVVDAPLFERTDETDDVTVGGAGSTWTAVHHAFTSPKPECLDTFDTDPGSALAYAYDIVCNGNEIGGGSIRIHRADVQERVFAVMGLTPEDAQTKFGFLLEAFSFGAPPHGGIAFGWDRIVMLLAKATSLREVIAFPKSGGGFDPLTAAPAPITPEQRKEAGVDYVPPKPAKATESSTPS from the coding sequence GTGCTCCGCGATCGCAACGCCGGTTCCCTGCGCCCCACCGACGACGGCACCACCGTCACCCTGGCCGGTTGGGTGGCTCGTCGACGCGATCACGGCGGCGTCATCTTCATCGACCTGCGGGACGCCTCCGGGGTGGCCCAGGTAGTGTTCCACTCGGGCGAGGTACTGGCCGCCGCGCACCAGCTGCGCAGCGAGTACTGCGTGCGGGTGACCGGGACCGTGGCCATCCGGCCGGCCGGCAACGAGAACCCCGACCTGCCCACCGGCGCGATCGAGGTCGAGGCCCTCACCCTGGAGGTGCTCTCGGAGTCCGCGCCGCTGCCCTTCCAGATCGACGACACGATCTCGGTCGGCGAGGAGACCCGGCTCAAGTACCGCTACCTGGACCTGCGCCGGGCGGCCCCGGCGCACGCGCTGCGGCTGCGGGCCAAGGTCAGCCGGGCGGCCCGGGACGTGCTCGACGACGCCGGCTTCGTGGAGATCGAGACCCCGACGCTGACCCGCAGCACCCCCGAAGGGGCCCGCGACTTCCTGGTTCCGGCCCGCCTGCGGCCCGGTTCCTGGTACGCGCTGCCGCAGTCGCCGCAGCTGTTCAAGCAGCTGCTGATGGTGGCCGGGATGGAGCGGTACTACCAGATCGCCCGCTGCTACCGGGACGAGGACTTCCGCGCCGACCGGCAGCCCGAGTTCACCCAGCTCGACATCGAGATGTCCTTCGTCGAGCAGGACGACGTGATCGCCATCGGCGAGCAGGTGATCGCCAGCCTGTGGCGGCTGATCGGGCACGAGATCAGCACGCCCATCCCGCGGATCAGCTTCCGCGAGGCGATGGACAAGTACGGTTCGGACAAGCCCGACCTGCGGTTCGACCTGCAGCTCACCGAACTGACCGACTACTTCGCCAGCACCCCGTTCCGGGTCTTCCAGGCGCCCTACGTCGGGGCCGTCGTGCAGAAGGGCGGCGCCAGCACGCCCCGCCGCGGCTTCGACGCCTGGCAGGAGTGGGCCAAGCAGCGCGGCGCCCGCGGTCTGGCCTACGTCACCATCGCCGCCGATGGAACCCTGGGCGGCCCGGTGGCCAAGAACATCTCCGAGGACGAGCGGGCCGGGCTGGCCGCGGCGGTCGGCGCCGAGCCGGGCGACGCGGTGTTCTTCGGCGCCGGCACCCGCAGGTCCACCCAGGAGCTGCTCGGCGCGGCCCGGCTGGAGATCGGCCGGCGCGGCGGGCTGATCGACGAGGACGCCTGGTCGTTCGTGTGGGTGGTCGACGCGCCCCTGTTCGAGCGCACCGACGAGACCGACGATGTGACGGTCGGCGGCGCCGGCAGCACCTGGACCGCCGTGCACCACGCGTTCACCTCGCCCAAGCCCGAGTGCCTGGACACCTTCGACACCGACCCGGGCTCGGCGCTGGCCTACGCCTACGACATCGTCTGCAACGGCAACGAGATCGGCGGCGGCTCGATCCGTATCCATCGGGCCGACGTGCAGGAACGCGTCTTCGCCGTGATGGGGCTGACCCCCGAGGACGCCCAGACCAAGTTCGGGTTCCTGCTGGAGGCGTTCAGCTTCGGCGCCCCGCCGCACGGCGGCATCGCCTTCGGCTGGGACCGGATCGTCATGCTGCTGGCCAAGGCGACGTCGCTGCGCGAGGTCATCGCCTTCCCCAAGTCCGGCGGCGGCTTCGATCCGCTGACCGCGGCCCCCGCGCCGATCACCCCGGAGCAGCGCAAGGAGGCCGGGGTGGACTACGTGCCGCCCAAGCCGGCCAAGGCGACCGAGTCGAGCACGCCCAGCTGA
- a CDS encoding LLM class flavin-dependent oxidoreductase, giving the protein MNTPELASALTTTAGVRLSVLDLAGVGVGTSVGDALAATTALAVRAEELGYHRFWVAEHHGMPAVASAAPAVLLAHLGAHTSTIRLGSGGVMLPNHAPMVIAEQFGTLAALHPGRIDLGLGRAPGSDQLTAYALRRRMDPSGPDDFADQIDELVHFMRRDFPADHPFAAIRTTPAIPVPLYILGSSDYGARLAARLGLPYAFAHHFAGAGGNTGAALDLYRSQFRPSDVLAEPYPMIGVSALAADTEERARYEARAGALSMLLLRSGRLQEIPSPEQAAAYPYSPAELDLLRAMGRTEVVGSAEQVAAGLDELAQRYGVREMIISTRAYSLPAKLASMDLIAQAYSRVGAAG; this is encoded by the coding sequence GTGAATACTCCTGAGCTCGCCAGCGCCTTGACCACGACCGCCGGCGTTCGGCTGTCCGTCCTGGACCTGGCCGGCGTCGGCGTCGGCACCTCGGTCGGCGACGCACTGGCCGCCACCACCGCGCTCGCCGTCCGGGCCGAAGAGCTGGGCTATCACCGCTTCTGGGTCGCCGAGCACCACGGGATGCCGGCCGTGGCCTCCGCCGCACCGGCCGTCCTGCTGGCCCACCTGGGCGCGCACACCTCGACCATCCGGCTCGGCTCGGGCGGGGTGATGCTGCCCAACCACGCGCCGATGGTGATCGCCGAGCAGTTCGGCACGTTGGCCGCGCTGCATCCCGGACGCATCGATCTGGGGCTGGGCCGGGCGCCCGGATCGGATCAGCTGACCGCCTACGCGTTGCGCCGCCGGATGGACCCGTCGGGACCGGACGACTTCGCCGACCAGATCGACGAGCTGGTGCACTTCATGCGGCGCGACTTCCCGGCCGACCACCCGTTCGCGGCGATCCGGACCACCCCGGCGATCCCGGTGCCGCTGTACATCCTGGGCTCCTCGGACTACGGCGCCCGGTTGGCCGCCCGGCTCGGCCTGCCCTACGCCTTCGCCCACCACTTCGCCGGCGCCGGGGGCAACACCGGGGCCGCGCTGGATCTGTACCGGTCCCAGTTCCGGCCCTCGGACGTGCTGGCCGAGCCCTACCCGATGATCGGCGTCAGCGCGCTGGCCGCCGACACCGAGGAGCGGGCCCGCTACGAAGCGCGAGCCGGCGCCCTGTCGATGCTGCTGTTGCGCTCGGGCCGGCTGCAGGAGATTCCGTCGCCGGAGCAGGCTGCCGCCTACCCCTACTCGCCGGCCGAGTTGGACCTGCTGCGGGCGATGGGGCGCACCGAGGTGGTGGGCTCGGCCGAGCAGGTGGCGGCCGGGCTGGACGAGCTCGCCCAGCGCTACGGCGTGCGCGAGATGATCATCTCCACCCGGGCCTACAGCCTGCCGGCCAAGCTCGCCTCGATGGACCTGATCGCCCAGGCCTACTCCCGGGTGGGTGCCGCGGGCTGA
- a CDS encoding RNA polymerase sigma factor translates to MSTGAAAAAGVAVARARTELSGRVLAVTLRAVADADIAEEATAEAFLSAVETWPRTGVPESPEAWLITVARRKALDRLRRDSLGRRLALRMLPPQPHPAADSGIDVGVIGDEELRLVVLCADPRLPESDQIALTLKWACGASTAAIAAAHLVSTPTMAARLTRARKKLAAAGPRLDLPDDATVDARLPAVCRVLHLAYTLGHTAADGAELTDEDLTGRAVHLTRTLHRQRPKDAEITGLLALVLLGQARSSSRIVDGRQVLLADADRTAWDRALADEGLALSELALAQGIVAGARPGPLALQAAISAAHTRASSFADTDWRLIVQLYGLLLTAEPSHTHALGRCVAVSYLYGPQVGLADLDGVMADGVLNRYPYAHAARAQLLERAGRPEDAVRAWQAAAATGRTDAERAYFTERAGNSRAPAVVATEREYS, encoded by the coding sequence GTGAGCACCGGCGCGGCCGCTGCGGCCGGGGTCGCGGTGGCCAGGGCCCGGACGGAACTGTCCGGCCGGGTCCTGGCCGTTACCCTGCGGGCGGTGGCCGACGCCGACATCGCCGAGGAGGCGACCGCCGAGGCTTTCCTGTCGGCGGTCGAGACCTGGCCGCGGACCGGCGTTCCCGAGTCGCCGGAGGCCTGGCTGATCACCGTCGCCCGGCGCAAGGCCCTGGATCGGCTGCGCCGCGACTCACTGGGTCGCCGGCTGGCCCTGCGGATGCTGCCGCCGCAACCGCACCCGGCCGCGGACAGCGGCATCGACGTCGGGGTCATCGGGGACGAGGAACTGCGCCTGGTGGTGCTGTGCGCCGATCCCCGGCTGCCCGAGTCCGATCAGATCGCGCTCACCCTCAAATGGGCGTGCGGGGCCAGCACGGCGGCCATCGCGGCGGCCCACCTGGTCAGCACGCCGACGATGGCGGCCCGGCTGACCCGGGCCCGCAAGAAGCTGGCCGCGGCCGGTCCGCGGCTGGACCTGCCGGACGACGCGACGGTCGACGCGCGGCTGCCGGCGGTCTGCCGCGTGCTGCACTTGGCCTACACCCTGGGTCACACGGCGGCCGACGGCGCCGAGCTGACCGACGAGGACCTGACCGGCCGGGCCGTGCACCTGACCCGCACGTTGCACCGGCAGCGCCCCAAGGACGCCGAGATCACCGGTCTGCTCGCGCTGGTGCTGCTCGGCCAGGCCCGGTCGAGCAGCCGCATCGTCGACGGCCGGCAGGTGCTGCTGGCCGACGCGGACCGCACGGCCTGGGACCGAGCGCTGGCGGACGAGGGCCTGGCCCTGTCCGAGCTGGCCCTGGCCCAGGGCATCGTGGCCGGCGCCCGGCCCGGGCCGCTGGCGTTGCAGGCGGCGATCTCGGCGGCGCACACCCGGGCGTCCTCGTTCGCCGACACCGACTGGCGGCTGATCGTGCAGCTCTACGGCCTGCTGCTGACGGCCGAGCCCAGCCACACGCACGCGCTGGGCCGGTGCGTGGCGGTGTCCTACCTCTACGGTCCGCAGGTCGGGCTGGCCGACCTCGACGGGGTGATGGCGGACGGGGTCCTGAACCGCTACCCGTACGCCCATGCCGCCCGCGCCCAGCTGCTCGAGCGGGCCGGCCGGCCCGAGGACGCCGTGCGGGCCTGGCAGGCGGCGGCCGCGACCGGGCGCACCGACGCGGAACGGGCGTATTTCACCGAGCGGGCCGGGAACAGTCGCGCCCCGGCCGTGGTTGCCACTGAGCGTGAATACTCCTGA
- a CDS encoding YciI family protein: MPRYVFLIVENEGGYADAHPAEMEKVMAMHQDFATAVASSGATLHGGEALQPTPTARYLRGTRTDGVAVVDAPNPELKEVLGGYYLVEAADDEQALELAKLCPAPHGYVEVRPVWEFSNPQ, encoded by the coding sequence ATGCCCCGGTACGTGTTCCTGATCGTCGAGAACGAGGGCGGGTACGCCGACGCCCACCCGGCCGAGATGGAGAAGGTGATGGCCATGCACCAGGACTTCGCCACCGCGGTGGCGTCCTCCGGGGCGACCTTGCACGGCGGGGAGGCGCTGCAGCCCACGCCGACGGCCCGCTACCTGCGGGGCACCCGGACCGACGGGGTGGCCGTGGTCGATGCACCCAATCCGGAGCTCAAGGAGGTCCTCGGCGGCTACTACCTGGTCGAGGCGGCCGACGACGAGCAGGCGTTGGAGCTGGCCAAACTGTGCCCGGCACCCCACGGGTACGTCGAGGTCCGGCCGGTGTGGGAGTTCAGCAACCCGCAGTGA
- a CDS encoding endonuclease/exonuclease/phosphatase family protein, with translation MRIVSVNAWGGALADDLLSWIADDPADVLCLQEVPRIPGGSGWTQFADGERTLPQRADLFADVSSALPHHQGLFVASDSGPVTDADGRPRQQQFGVATFVSDAVPLVGVESAFVHGRYVAHRQWPRGDRPRAALAVRLAVEATRFITVVQLHGLRDPAGKQDTPAREGQAHRLADLVTHARGPGDLTVVCGDLNLLPTSHTFQVLAGIGLTDLVGTADTRTSRYPKPTRHASYLLISEPDAARTFTIPAHPEVSDHRPLVLEI, from the coding sequence GTGCGGATCGTGTCGGTCAACGCCTGGGGCGGCGCCCTCGCGGATGACCTGCTCAGCTGGATCGCCGACGACCCGGCCGACGTGCTGTGCCTGCAGGAAGTCCCGCGCATCCCCGGCGGTTCGGGCTGGACGCAGTTCGCCGACGGCGAGCGCACGTTGCCGCAGCGCGCCGATCTGTTCGCCGATGTGTCGTCGGCCTTGCCGCATCACCAGGGGCTGTTCGTGGCCAGCGACAGCGGCCCGGTGACCGATGCGGACGGTCGACCCCGCCAGCAGCAGTTCGGGGTCGCCACCTTCGTCTCCGATGCGGTGCCGCTGGTCGGCGTCGAATCCGCCTTCGTGCACGGCCGGTACGTCGCGCACCGGCAGTGGCCGCGGGGCGATCGACCGCGCGCGGCGCTGGCCGTCCGGCTCGCCGTCGAGGCCACCCGTTTCATCACCGTCGTGCAGCTGCACGGGCTGCGCGATCCCGCCGGCAAGCAGGACACCCCGGCCCGGGAGGGGCAGGCGCACCGGCTCGCCGACCTGGTCACCCACGCTCGCGGTCCCGGCGATCTCACCGTGGTGTGCGGCGATCTGAACCTGCTGCCGACCAGCCACACCTTCCAGGTGCTGGCCGGGATCGGGCTGACCGACCTGGTCGGCACCGCCGACACCCGCACCTCGCGCTACCCCAAGCCGACCCGGCATGCGAGCTACCTGCTGATCTCCGAACCCGACGCGGCCCGGACCTTCACCATCCCGGCCCATCCCGAGGTGTCCGACCACCGGCCGCTGGTCCTGGAAATCTGA
- a CDS encoding LON peptidase substrate-binding domain-containing protein, which produces MSVITLPLFPLGTVLFPGARLPLHIFERRYRTLIADILARTDGFAEFGVVAIRAGLEVGEHGVESLYPVGCTAAVQRVQPFTDGSFDILTVGARRFAIRGVHPPMPDTADEAEIEFLAEAPSARSDDLARTAARTFHRYRRALLEAQGLDADGPFTLPTDPVDCSYAIAATMVLDLTDRQRLLQAATVDDRLTLALELLRREIAMVGQMSLRAGEELSRGTYSPN; this is translated from the coding sequence GTGAGCGTCATCACCCTGCCGCTGTTCCCGCTCGGGACCGTGCTGTTCCCCGGTGCCCGGCTGCCGCTGCACATCTTCGAGCGGCGCTACCGCACGCTGATCGCCGACATCCTGGCCCGTACCGACGGGTTCGCCGAGTTCGGCGTCGTCGCGATCCGGGCCGGCCTGGAGGTCGGTGAGCACGGCGTCGAGAGCCTCTACCCGGTCGGCTGCACCGCGGCGGTGCAGCGCGTCCAGCCGTTCACCGACGGCAGCTTCGACATCCTGACCGTCGGCGCCCGCCGGTTCGCCATCCGCGGCGTCCATCCGCCGATGCCCGACACCGCCGACGAGGCCGAGATCGAGTTCCTGGCCGAGGCCCCATCGGCGCGCAGCGACGACCTGGCCCGCACGGCGGCCCGCACCTTCCACCGCTACCGGCGCGCCCTGCTGGAGGCGCAAGGACTGGATGCCGACGGCCCGTTCACCCTGCCGACGGATCCGGTCGACTGCTCCTACGCCATCGCCGCGACCATGGTGCTGGACCTGACCGACCGCCAGCGCCTGCTGCAGGCCGCCACCGTCGACGACCGGCTGACCCTGGCCCTGGAGCTGCTGCGCCGGGAGATCGCCATGGTCGGGCAGATGTCGCTGCGAGCCGGCGAGGAACTGTCGCGGGGGACGTACTCGCCGAACTGA
- a CDS encoding YdeI/OmpD-associated family protein has product MMITDKGVAVPDDMATVLEADQGALAAFQSLRPDDQQVYVKWVGAGHGADARKERLAGLGEHVKSYQRRPAEEHGSPHPLQDV; this is encoded by the coding sequence ATGATGATCACGGACAAGGGCGTGGCCGTGCCCGACGACATGGCGACGGTGCTCGAAGCAGACCAGGGAGCGCTGGCGGCGTTCCAGTCGCTGCGACCGGATGACCAGCAGGTCTACGTCAAGTGGGTCGGGGCGGGCCACGGCGCCGACGCCCGCAAGGAGCGGCTGGCCGGCCTGGGCGAGCACGTGAAGTCCTACCAGCGCCGCCCGGCCGAGGAGCACGGGTCTCCGCACCCGCTCCAGGACGTCTGA